Part of the Xiphophorus couchianus chromosome 8, X_couchianus-1.0, whole genome shotgun sequence genome is shown below.
ATGGCGCCTATAGCAATGATCCCTGCATGGATTTATCAGAATAAAAGCCCAGGTTACCCGGCGTTCATCAAGAGCGGCGGTAACTCACACGTGTTAGCTTTCAGCATGCTGCCGGAGTTGCGGAAGTACTGCGGGTTCTCAATGACAGGAATCTTTGTCATCCCAATGATCACTGCATCTGGACCCATCTCTGAGGACGACGGGGTGTTGTTGCCATTGGAGACGTGATGAAGAGGGCTGGCAGAGTCATCGTCGTTGCTGATTACCGAGGAGGAGCCTAGGGACCCAcggagaggagaaaaagaaggaggTGGATGTGGTGGAGGTCAGGAAACAGGAGAAGGAGAGATGGGCAGACAAGAAGGTGAAGTGTAGGAGGTTGGTCATTAGGAAGAAGGAGTAAGAGAAGATGGAAAGAGGAGAAGAGTGGTTAACAGGGTGGATGGATGTTGAAGGGTGCATAGGTTTGATGGTATGTATTATACCCTAGTATCAGGTTTCTGAAAATTGTGGGAGAAATGCTGGACTAATAGAGAAAGTCAATAATATGTGATTTTATATAGGAAATAGCCATATCAGTGTTTATATATGTTACAGACTTCTTTATAACTAGCAATGGTAGTaggcattttgaaaataaaatttgtaaacAACGCTTACcctaaaaagtaaaatagaacATTTGGTCACATTACAAGCACATATCTTCTTCCATTGCCTAATTTGTAAAGGTATCACACCTTATTAATTATATCACTTTTGTGGTATGATTCTTTGTACAATCCTGTATAAACTCAATTAGCTGCTGGGCTGAACTTTAGGAAGGGCTTACAGTGGCCATAGCCCCAAGTCTTTAGGAGGGTCCTAaagattttgttgctttttattaaatcaatgCATGCTTTACAAACATTATACTCTATGCAAAACTCACTGcaatcaacatattttaatgtcattttgtttttgttaatataaacAATACTTAAGTATTTAAAGTTATCATACATATTTTTTGGAACAACATGAAGCCATCCAGTTCTTACCAGCTGATGCGTTGCCCTACATATCAATGTACTGTAATTTGCAagagtgaaataaatattttgtggttGGCGCTCTAAAACAGGCTTCAGCCCAGGGggtcacacatttttaaatctggCTCTTTTTAGCTggagctgttttgcaaaaaatcGACAAGTTtcgaaatatgcaaaacaaggAGAGACATACCCCAAAAGATTTGCAGCTTAAACTTCTGCAAATGTTTGCTCTAGAAACGGTTCCAtcacattcagatttttatctgtacatttaaattaatcttttttttcttccagttcacAGCTATGATCTATATTGTGTTGGTATTTCACATAAAAGccccaataaaaaaattatatgaatATTCTGATCTGACAACAGTTTAGGaaggttttgtttcttttatcttttctgGAGAATTATGGGTATAAGCTTACGTCTCCTTatttatgcaacaaaaaaagatatttattttacctttaataCCAAAGTTTGAGTTTCTTCCATATTTCAAAATGATGACCATGAGGACGCAGCCAGTCAGGGCAACACCGGCAATTCCCACAACGACATATAcctggaaataaataaaggagaGCATGTGATCCCAgtaagaagacaaaactaaactgcagaaatcaaaataaggtgctgatcataaTTAGTGAGATCTCTGGtaatcatgtttgtttgtttttttatctattgCAGCAGTCTAATTTtacactggaaaaaaagaagaaaaatagaacATCTGATTTGAGCATATGTAATCAATGTCtaacaaaatagaaacaattgACTTTAGCAAAGTCACTTGTGGTACAAATATTAGTACAGATAAGTTTTAAGGTTTGTATAACTCCCCTTTTTTGGCAAAATAATAGTTTATAGGTCTTGACTAGAGATAGGAGACTACAAAGACATGGATTACAGACCAGTTCCACAATCTTAATGGTAGTCCATAGACCTGAGTAGGGgagattatatatttttctttttaccttaaCACACAATTTAGGTCTTGGCATTGAGATTAGGCGGCGGCTTTCTAAAGCCACCTCCTTTCTGTGCAATTTCTGTGCTTCATTAGCAATTTCTGTGCTAATGAAGCAATATGTACTGGATCATTATTTAGCTGAAGGCCCACGTAAGACACATAATTCAGTTTACTGGACAATATGTTGGTTTAAAATAtcctttttgatgtttttgaagcTATGCACTGCATCACTATTTCCAGGGCCTCAGGTCCCGAAGCATCACTGATCCCTATTCACTtgaaattatttgcacttctatATCAGCAAATTTGTAAGACATCGTAAATATAATGTACGTCATTGAAACCACAAtcaaataaactgcaaatatttatttaagtcaaaAGGTTTGTAAAAAGCTATACATGGCTAGTAATATTTAGGATCACTTACTGCAACACTGTCGTCCAGAGGCGGTGGATCTGGATAAGTATATATGTGATCTGTCAAATCAGAGTTATtcatatttggaaatattttgcaATTCTGACTTATCTGTGCAATATCTTATTGAGTGAAACTACATATAAAGtctggaaaaattaaagaacTTACCCTCTGAGCAGAAGATGCAGATGCAGGggaaaaggggagaaaaaaaagatgaaaatcagTAGATATTTTTAACTGCATAAGAGTacagagaaaaattaaatgcacctttcttgtgctttttttctttttcggcAGACTTAAATGTTTAAGATCCTCAAAGTAATCCTCTTATATCGTACAAAGATATGGAAAGATGTCCATGCACTAAAGTGGCAAAGAAGCCCCAGACCATGACACTATCACCATCATGTTTGACtgtgtcaaaaatgtcaatCACCTTAAAAGTTGGCCTGATACAATGGGActtatgtctttaaaaaaaattacatttttatcccCAGAATAGTTTTCCAAAAGTCTTAGGATTGTCGGTGGACTCATATGAGGTGGGCCTTTGTGTTGGTGATCAGCGGTCTCCCATAAATAGTTTGTTcaagagtttgtttttatttttgtttgttttttcactgttGAATCAAAAATGCTGATCTAAAACTGACATTCTATTGTAAGACACTGGCCTAATAGAAAATACAGAACAGAAAGATGACAATAATATCTatcttattatttaaatgtaattgtaATTAATCACCTTcctgaaaaaatactttttgccaaaagtaatattttttgccaaattCACCTTTTAGCAAAAGAGAGGtggcagttttatttatttatttattttttgccaaaagtgacttaggctattattttaggaaggtgacaaaatCAAGAAATGAGTGAGGGGGGGCTAATACTTTTTCAGGGCAATCGAGTCATAAAACGTAAGTATTACTTACCATAATCTGggttttctgtaaataaaagaaataaaaacaaagaaatttgttATAATAATAACATGTCAGCTTTGTTACATATAAAACCCCACTCAGTTACAAAACTTAATCACAATTAACATAGCCATACAATAAAAGATGTACAACTGAAACAGTTGCACTTCTGCAATTTGAATGTACAGTAGTTGAATCTATCACGCTTAAAACCATGCTctaaaaatattcttatttgGAAACAGGAAGCAAACTGACCTGTAATGTTTGGCGGATAAAGGAACTGGGCGGTGACTGTCTTTTCATCCCGACCATACTCGTTCCTTGCCACAAGCTTGTATTCGCCGTTGTGGATGTGAGTGGGATTGGCGAGCTGCAGGCAGCCGTGGTCCTCGTTCTCAGTGGACTCGTGGATCATGGTGCGGATGAAGTCTTGCTCCTGGAGAAGAACTTTATTATGATACCACAACAGCTTGGGTTTGGGGTTCCCCGTCACAGTGAATGGGATGCACCACTGGTGGGCCTGTTCTGGAGCCAACAGCTGCTCGATTCTAGGGGGAACTAAGATGGAGGCAACAGGAGAAGAAGAGCGGTCACGGGGACAACAGGAGATAAACAGTAAGAGCAAAGGTGAAGTAAAAACCTTAATTGTGGAGAGGAAAGGTGCAGGTTGGAAAAATAACTGTGAGGGGAGAATAAACCTAATGAAAAAGTATGCATTCCAATtctgaagacagaaaaacatggaagatGACCATGTATAAATGGATGTTAAACAAGTGAAGGCACGTGGTGAAGCATGAGCAGCTTTACAGGAAGAAGAGTTATGGACAGGAAACATGGAAAGTCAATAAGATTTTCCAGGAGACACTAATGACAACAAACCGAGAAGCCTTCGGCTTCCACATAAAAAACACGGTTTAGGAGAAAGTATTTAAATGCTCATCACACAGAGGAAATTagatcaaattaaatgtaaataaaataggaTTTCTAGAGATGTAGGCCATATTTGAAGTCCTTACAGAGAATATTGAGCTGAAGCGTGGCTTCAATCTGACCGACTATGTTCTCGGCGCTGCATACGATCACCCTGCCGTTATCATCAGGAGACAGGCCTGACAAGATGAGGGTGCTTTTTGTTTCCAAAGGATCAATCTGAAAAGACAAGATTATTAGATCAATTACAGACTCTGTGTACAGACCTATGAGACTGGTGagatataaaaacaacttatatcaCTCATAGTATGTGTAACGGTAGTATGTAATTTAATTGCAATATAAAAGTAACTGTGAATCGTTACAGCTCCTggataatgtaaataaattacagttatttacaatttacatctaacttttttctgaaaaaaattaacaaattagtGTCTTTTTCCCTTCACTTAAAAATGCTCCTTATTGACTGAAGCTATGCTTATTTGTGGTTCAATTGGATTCAGTTTTCATGTAGCCTGGTTTTAGTTCTGCGCTGTAACACCATCTTCTGCGGGTAAGTAATATTTGTCTGACGTGTATCGCTACGCTTCTGCTCTACAATGATAAAATAttcatctgtctgcttttaCGTACATCCCAATCCCAAATCATAGTTAATGTCATGTTAAGCCACTCTTTTCAGCTAACAGCTACAATTCGACTGAGAATGTGTTCTTCTAGTTGTAGAAGTATGGGAACCATAATTCAACAAGACCATCTGTGAGGttagacactgatgttggactgATGTTCCAGGTTTACAGTCTCCACTCCAATTCTTCTCAAAGGCGTTGATTTGGGCAGAGGTCAGGATTTGTGGAGACCAGTTATTTACCGTATTTTTTGGACTAAAAGCCGCTActttttcctcatgttttgaaccatgcggcttatagcGCGGTGCGTCGTTTCTGTGAATTTTTCTTCACCACCAGGGGGTTCTTTTGCAGGAAGTGTATCATTAGAAGTCAacattggaaatcaaagaagaaagtgctgattttcatttagaaaagcACTCAAGTGCTAGCAGCAGACAcgacggagaaatgttttcaaactcattacCCCTCATCAAGGAAACAacacgaagaagttcatatgatgcagcttttaagttgagggcTATTGAGCTGCCAGTACAGATCGATAGCCACGTAAGCTCGGCGTGAACAAATCCATGGTTAGGTATTTTAGACGGggggctgcgtccttaatagcagatGTATTCAGCCCTCTGCTGCGTCCTTGTGGAAAACCTagagcggcggagataccagcAGCTTATAGCCCAGTGCGGCTTATATTTGTAcgtttccagattttttttaaaaaactttgtggatgcggcttatagtgaggtgcgctctatagtccggaaaatacggtagttgTCCTCGCAACTGCTAAACACAAACTCGTCCACTGGATTGCCAGACCAAGAGCAATGATTCGTCACTACAGAGAATATGTCCCTACAGCAAGAGttctgattaaaattaaaaagagataTCACAATTCTCCTACTTCAGCTTCTCTTCAATGGCTCCCTGTTAAATTCAGAATATAATTTAAGATTCTCCTTCTTGTTTATAAAACCTTAAATAATCAAACTCTGTCATGCATCAGAGATTTGATTGCTCCATGTGTTCCTACAAGAGCACTTTGCTGTGAGATTGCAATTTTACTGCTGATTCCTAGAACTTCAAGAAGTAGAATGGGAGGTAGATCTTTTAGTTATCAGGCGCCACTCCTATGGAACCAGCACCCAGTTTTAGTCCGTGAGGCAGACATCCCGTCTAGTTTTAAAACGAGGttgaaaactttagtttttcatAAAACTGACAGTTAGACTATACTGggcaaaaaaaaggaagaaaaatattactCTAAATTAAGGTAAAATACTGGCaactgtggttgccagaattttgctgtaaaattctggcaaccatAGAATTTTACCATTTAAATATGGATCTTATTTACATTGTAAACCACAGCTGccaatgttttattgtaaattagaTACTCTTTTTTAGAGTATCTAAAAAGAGatagatactttttttttatccctttttATCCTATCCTTAGATTAGGATATCCTCAGCTATTTTTGTAGTTATGCTGCTGTAGGCTTAGGCTACTAAAGGACAAGCTGATGACTTTTCcttactttcttcttctactactaCTCTgcaatttgcattatttgctgttatttcaatAGATAACTTTTTGCTTTCTCtcaaaaacttgaaaaacaaattttcttcaAGTACTCCAGCTGCTTCTCCCAGACCATTTGATCTTATATTTGAGTGTGTGGTCAGTTGTGTTGTATGATAGACTAAAATTATTTGGGCTTAGCATATTCCAACATTTAAAAGAGACTTGAAGGTAAACCATCTCACCTCATAGTGGGTTGAGAGCATATCGAGGGTCCACAGGATGTCAGGAACAGGGGAGCCTGAGGCACTGCACACAACTTTGACATCACGCCCTTCCCTTACAGTCACATTTTTGGGGCTCAACTctactttgggaaccactgcaaGTAACATACAAAAAGTGGCAATATACATGAATATTGTCTTTAGTTTTAAACAGCTTCTTTATGTCTTCAAAAAGCAAACATAATCAGCCTAAGAAAACCAGCAACGCTTTACATTACCACAGTCTGGAGGAGTGAGTGTGGCAAAGTCCCTTGTCTCTCCCCTTTCATCAGTACATGTCAGCTCTGGACCGTCTATGTCTTCTTGGAGTCTTAGTTTGATCCACaagttttcacaaacacaatccagAGGGTTTCCAGATAGAAGAAGCCTTAAAatgaaccaaacaaacaaacaaacgcaAGAACGATTTTAGGGAGAAGAAAGGGGATGTTGGACTACTGACAGTTTGACGCATGCATGTCAACTTACGGAAATGTACTGTTGAAGTTCTGAAATGTTCTCCATGACAGCATGGAGAGGTTGTTATCTCTGagatttctacaaaaaaaaatagcaacaaagaCTGTAAAAAGTCAGCAGGGGGAACAGGTGCGATAAAATAACTTTACTATAAGACGGTGCTTACACATATTGAAGTCTTGTGTTGTTATAAAATGCATCCTTGGATATATATGTTAATCTTGTCCTTGTCACCGTTCTGTTGGAAGTTACAGTGTacattaaattagtttaaattagtttaatatCTAACCGAGCACAAACAGGTGGGATACTTACAGATTTCTGAGGTTTATGTAGTGCCTCAAACTGCTGTCACTTATGTTAATCAATCTGTTTTGATTGGCAATGTGTCTGTGGAAACAAATGAAACCAGATGTTAGACTTGTTACAATGCAcatgtttatgtaaaatgaTCACATTATACTTGCTATGTCAAGTATTGAGGCAGATAAagttgatttatgttttattttagagaacGGCAAGATTTTGCCCTCAAAATGTGGATATTTGGGGCGTggtgtggtggcgcagggggttaacacgccccacgtttggaggccttagtccttgacgcggacgtcgcgggttcgactcccg
Proteins encoded:
- the ntrk2b gene encoding neurotrophic tyrosine kinase, receptor, type 2b isoform X4 yields the protein MDSSAGKYGMARFGLFVLLMELWRSGDAYCPESCTCSISRIVCNDPEPGIEDFPVLTLDDMENITEIHIANQNRLINISDSSLRHYINLRNLTVTRTRLTYISKDAFYNNTRLQYVNLRDNNLSMLSWRTFQNFNSTFPLLLSGNPLDCVCENLWIKLRLQEDIDGPELTCTDERGETRDFATLTPPDCVVPKVELSPKNVTVREGRDVKVVCSASGSPVPDILWTLDMLSTHYEIDPLETKSTLILSGLSPDDNGRVIVCSAENIVGQIEATLQLNILFPPRIEQLLAPEQAHQWCIPFTVTGNPKPKLLWYHNKVLLQEQDFIRTMIHESTENEDHGCLQLANPTHIHNGEYKLVARNEYGRDEKTVTAQFLYPPNITENPDYEDPPPLDDSVAVYVVVGIAGVALTGCVLMVIILKYGRNSNFGIKGSSSVISNDDDSASPLHHVSNGNNTPSSSEMGPDAVIIGMTKIPVIENPQYFRNSGSMLKANTFVQHIKRHNIVLKRELGEGAFGKVFLAECYNLVPDHEKIHVAVKTLKEATESARADFYREAELLTNLQHEHIVTFYGVCVESDPLIMVFEYMKHGDLNKFLRSHGPDAVLMADGQHSILVELTQSQMLHIAQQIAAGMVYLASQHFVHRDLATRNCLVGENLLVKIGDFGMSRDVYSTDYYRVGGHTMLPIRWMPPESIMYRRFTTESDVWSLGVVLWEIFTYGKQPWYQLSNNEVIECITQGRVLQRPRTCPKEVYDLMLGCWQREPYMRLNIKEIHSMLQSLAKASPVYLDILG
- the ntrk2b gene encoding neurotrophic tyrosine kinase, receptor, type 2b isoform X1; translated protein: MDSSAGKYGMARFGLFVLLMELWRSGDAYCPESCTCSISRIVCNDPEPGIEDFPVLTLDDMENITEIHIANQNRLINISDSSLRHYINLRNLTVTRTRLTYISKDAFYNNTRLQYVNLRDNNLSMLSWRTFQNFNSTFPLLLSGNPLDCVCENLWIKLRLQEDIDGPELTCTDERGETRDFATLTPPDCVVPKVELSPKNVTVREGRDVKVVCSASGSPVPDILWTLDMLSTHYEIDPLETKSTLILSGLSPDDNGRVIVCSAENIVGQIEATLQLNILFPPRIEQLLAPEQAHQWCIPFTVTGNPKPKLLWYHNKVLLQEQDFIRTMIHESTENEDHGCLQLANPTHIHNGEYKLVARNEYGRDEKTVTAQFLYPPNITENPDYGDHIYTYPDPPPLDDSVAVYVVVGIAGVALTGCVLMVIILKYGRNSNFGIKGSSSVISNDDDSASPLHHVSNGNNTPSSSEMGPDAVIIGMTKIPVIENPQYFRNSGSMLKANTFVQHIKRHNIVLKRELGEGAFGKVFLAECYNLVPDHEKIHVAVKTLKEATESARADFYREAELLTNLQHEHIVTFYGVCVESDPLIMVFEYMKHGDLNKFLRSHGPDAVLMADGQHSILVELTQSQMLHIAQQIAAGMVYLASQHFVHRDLATRNCLVGENLLVKIGDFGMSRDVYSTDYYRVGGHTMLPIRWMPPESIMYRRFTTESDVWSLGVVLWEIFTYGKQPWYQLSNNEVIECITQGRVLQRPRTCPKEVYDLMLGCWQREPYMRLNIKEIHSMLQSLAKASPVYLDILG
- the ntrk2b gene encoding neurotrophic tyrosine kinase, receptor, type 2b isoform X2, with protein sequence MDSSAGKYGMARFGLFVLLMELWRSGDAYCPESCTCSISRIVCNDPEPGIEDFPVLTLDDMENITEIHIANQNRLINISDSSLRHYINLRNLTVTRTRLTYISKDAFYNNTRLQYVNLRDNNLSMLSWRTFQNFNSTFPLLLSGNPLDCVCENLWIKLRLQEDIDGPELTCTDERGETRDFATLTPPDCVVPKVELSPKNVTVREGRDVKVVCSASGSPVPDILWTLDMLSTHYEIDPLETKSTLILSGLSPDDNGRVIVCSAENIVGQIEATLQLNILFPPRIEQLLAPEQAHQWCIPFTVTGNPKPKLLWYHNKVLLQEQDFIRTMIHESTENEDHGCLQLANPTHIHNGEYKLVARNEYGRDEKTVTAQFLYPPNITENPDYEDHIYTYPDPPPLDDSVAVYVVVGIAGVALTGCVLMVIILKYGRNSNFGIKGSSSVISNDDDSASPLHHVSNGNNTPSSSEMGPDAVIIGMTKIPVIENPQYFRNSGSMLKANTFVQHIKRHNIVLKRELGEGAFGKVFLAECYNLVPDHEKIHVAVKTLKEATESARADFYREAELLTNLQHEHIVTFYGVCVESDPLIMVFEYMKHGDLNKFLRSHGPDAVLMADGQHSILVELTQSQMLHIAQQIAAGMVYLASQHFVHRDLATRNCLVGENLLVKIGDFGMSRDVYSTDYYRVGGHTMLPIRWMPPESIMYRRFTTESDVWSLGVVLWEIFTYGKQPWYQLSNNEVIECITQGRVLQRPRTCPKEVYDLMLGCWQREPYMRLNIKEIHSMLQSLAKASPVYLDILG
- the ntrk2b gene encoding neurotrophic tyrosine kinase, receptor, type 2b isoform X3; its protein translation is MDSSAGKYGMARFGLFVLLMELWRSGDAYCPESCTCSISRIVCNDPEPGIEDFPVLTLDDMENITEIHIANQNRLINISDSSLRHYINLRNLTVTRTRLTYISKDAFYNNTRLQYVNLRDNNLSMLSWRTFQNFNSTFPLLLSGNPLDCVCENLWIKLRLQEDIDGPELTCTDERGETRDFATLTPPDCVVPKVELSPKNVTVREGRDVKVVCSASGSPVPDILWTLDMLSTHYEIDPLETKSTLILSGLSPDDNGRVIVCSAENIVGQIEATLQLNILFPPRIEQLLAPEQAHQWCIPFTVTGNPKPKLLWYHNKVLLQEQDFIRTMIHESTENEDHGCLQLANPTHIHNGEYKLVARNEYGRDEKTVTAQFLYPPNITENPDYGDPPPLDDSVAVYVVVGIAGVALTGCVLMVIILKYGRNSNFGIKGSSSVISNDDDSASPLHHVSNGNNTPSSSEMGPDAVIIGMTKIPVIENPQYFRNSGSMLKANTFVQHIKRHNIVLKRELGEGAFGKVFLAECYNLVPDHEKIHVAVKTLKEATESARADFYREAELLTNLQHEHIVTFYGVCVESDPLIMVFEYMKHGDLNKFLRSHGPDAVLMADGQHSILVELTQSQMLHIAQQIAAGMVYLASQHFVHRDLATRNCLVGENLLVKIGDFGMSRDVYSTDYYRVGGHTMLPIRWMPPESIMYRRFTTESDVWSLGVVLWEIFTYGKQPWYQLSNNEVIECITQGRVLQRPRTCPKEVYDLMLGCWQREPYMRLNIKEIHSMLQSLAKASPVYLDILG